One Halobacterium zhouii genomic region harbors:
- a CDS encoding NAD(P)/FAD-dependent oxidoreductase, giving the protein MADELPVEEYEVVVVGGGPAGQTAALYTTRLGHQTALVDRGGGRAAMMQEVHNVLGVREETSGHEYLGVGREQLEAYGCSIHQDAISSCRWTDDDTVELCGDDANYRAERVVLATGFSDVQPDPPLPRTGRGLHYCLHCDAYMFVDESVYVMGHSESAAHVAAIMLNFTDDVDLLTRGEDPEWSEETAEMLDTHPIGVVHEDVTGIQNGDDGWLEAMEFADGSTREYRGGFAMYGAKYNNGLARNLGCDVNDDGTVAVDDHGQTSVEDVYAVGDLTPGHNQVPIALADGAKAGISIHFALRDFPRDSDAVEAAGPVRSGEVPGIPDDLLEQAVDFHTYD; this is encoded by the coding sequence ATGGCAGACGAACTTCCCGTCGAGGAGTACGAGGTGGTGGTCGTCGGCGGCGGTCCCGCCGGGCAGACGGCGGCGCTGTACACCACTCGTCTCGGCCACCAGACGGCGCTGGTCGACCGCGGCGGCGGTCGCGCCGCGATGATGCAGGAGGTCCACAACGTCCTCGGGGTTCGCGAGGAGACGAGCGGCCACGAGTATCTCGGCGTCGGCCGCGAACAACTCGAGGCGTACGGGTGTTCGATCCATCAGGACGCCATCTCATCCTGCCGATGGACTGACGACGACACCGTCGAGTTGTGCGGCGACGACGCGAACTACCGCGCGGAGCGCGTCGTCCTCGCCACCGGATTCAGCGACGTCCAGCCTGACCCGCCGCTCCCGCGGACGGGCCGCGGACTTCACTACTGCCTGCACTGTGACGCGTACATGTTCGTCGACGAGTCGGTGTACGTGATGGGCCACTCCGAGAGCGCCGCGCACGTCGCCGCCATCATGCTGAACTTCACCGACGACGTCGACCTGCTCACGCGCGGCGAGGACCCCGAGTGGAGCGAGGAGACCGCCGAGATGCTGGACACCCACCCCATCGGCGTGGTCCACGAGGACGTCACCGGCATCCAGAACGGCGACGACGGATGGCTGGAGGCCATGGAGTTCGCGGACGGCTCGACCCGCGAGTACCGGGGCGGGTTCGCGATGTACGGCGCCAAGTACAACAACGGCCTCGCGCGGAACCTCGGCTGCGACGTCAACGACGACGGCACGGTCGCGGTCGACGACCACGGCCAGACGAGCGTCGAGGACGTGTACGCCGTCGGGGACCTGACGCCGGGACACAATCAGGTGCCAATCGCGCTCGCGGACGGCGCGAAGGCCGGCATCTCGATACACTTCGCGCTCCGTGATTTCCCGCGGGACTCCGACGCCGTCGAGGCGGCGGGACCGGTTCGGTCCGGAGAGGTTCCAGGCATCCCCGACGACCTCCTCGAGCAGGCCGTCGACTTCCACACGTACGACTGA
- a CDS encoding dihydrolipoyl dehydrogenase, protein MEEYDFVVIGSGSGLEVANVAANQGQSVAVAEKGRFGGTCLNRGCIPSKMLLYHADVLETVERAGEFNIDVTVEDVAFADIVRKVNEDVHEDGESIRQGLHSSDQHTLYEHEVRFVDDHTLEVVAGENEGARFRGDTILVAAGTRPTIPPIDGIEDVEYLTSTEALQLETPPDHLVIIGGGYIAAELGHFFGTFGSDVSVVGRRPSLLPQADEAVSEAFTDRFAERFDVHTGCEAISVSQSGDGFTVEAREYEYDDGGDGGGVVEDGESVSVTGDELLVAAGRRPNTDQLNLDATGVQTDDQGFVETDEYLRTDVEGVWALGDIVGEYLLKHSANHEAQAVARNLFGPELQPVDYTAMPFAVFASPEVAGVGAREEELRADDVEYAVNTHQYEDTARGDAMHAEGFVKAIIDTEGEILGCHIIGPDASTLIEEVVVAMKAGTGSVQDVRESVHIHPALPEVVQRAFSGQFSRPGHEHHHHHH, encoded by the coding sequence ATGGAAGAGTACGACTTCGTCGTCATTGGCTCCGGGTCGGGTCTCGAGGTGGCGAACGTGGCCGCGAACCAGGGGCAGTCGGTCGCCGTCGCGGAGAAGGGGCGGTTCGGCGGGACGTGCCTGAACCGGGGTTGCATCCCCTCGAAGATGCTGCTGTACCACGCCGACGTCCTGGAGACGGTCGAGCGCGCCGGCGAGTTCAACATCGACGTGACGGTCGAGGACGTCGCGTTCGCGGACATCGTCCGCAAGGTGAACGAGGACGTACACGAGGACGGCGAGTCGATCCGCCAGGGTCTCCACTCCTCGGACCAGCACACACTCTACGAGCACGAGGTGCGGTTCGTCGACGACCACACGCTCGAAGTCGTGGCGGGCGAGAACGAGGGCGCGCGATTCCGCGGCGACACCATCCTGGTCGCGGCGGGGACGCGACCGACGATTCCGCCCATCGACGGCATCGAGGACGTGGAGTACCTGACGAGCACGGAAGCCCTCCAGTTGGAAACGCCGCCGGACCATCTCGTGATAATTGGGGGTGGCTACATCGCGGCTGAACTGGGGCATTTCTTCGGGACGTTCGGCAGCGACGTGAGCGTCGTCGGGCGCCGGCCGTCGCTGCTCCCGCAGGCCGACGAGGCGGTGTCCGAGGCGTTCACGGACCGGTTCGCCGAGCGGTTCGACGTCCACACCGGCTGTGAGGCGATATCGGTCTCTCAGTCCGGCGACGGGTTCACCGTCGAAGCGCGCGAGTACGAGTACGACGACGGCGGCGACGGGGGCGGCGTCGTCGAGGACGGCGAGTCGGTGTCAGTCACGGGCGACGAACTCCTCGTCGCGGCCGGCCGGCGGCCGAACACCGACCAGTTGAACCTCGACGCGACGGGCGTGCAGACGGACGACCAGGGGTTCGTAGAGACCGACGAATACCTGCGGACGGACGTCGAGGGCGTGTGGGCGCTCGGCGACATCGTCGGCGAGTACCTGCTGAAGCACAGCGCGAACCACGAGGCCCAGGCGGTCGCTCGGAATCTCTTCGGGCCGGAGCTGCAGCCGGTCGACTATACGGCGATGCCGTTTGCAGTGTTCGCGTCCCCTGAGGTCGCTGGTGTGGGTGCACGCGAGGAAGAGTTGCGGGCGGACGACGTGGAGTACGCGGTGAACACGCACCAGTACGAGGACACCGCGCGTGGGGACGCGATGCACGCCGAGGGGTTCGTGAAGGCGATAATCGACACGGAGGGCGAGATTCTGGGTTGCCACATCATCGGCCCGGACGCCTCGACGCTGATCGAGGAGGTCGTCGTCGCGATGAAGGCAGGAACGGGCAGCGTACAGGACGTCCGGGAGTCCGTGCACATCCACCCGGCGCTCCCCGAGGTCGTCCAGCGCGCGTTCTCCGGGCAGTTCAGTCGTCCCGGCCACGAACACCACCATCACCACCACTGA
- a CDS encoding DUF2298 domain-containing protein encodes MQLLPVLHWGVGLLVVGLLALPLTARLLDPLETRGAGFSFVVGTAVVTLVAFWTGQVAFGPSAAAFGVGALAALSALAVRTGVSPPWRRFAESAFVFAAAFVLAVVVSVDSPGLEVWAEGFLNFGTVKSLFRASALPPADFWFAGAPMQYYFGGHLTAVLWAFLTDTPARYVPTLAVPTFYAMVVAGGYDLGRSLGAARGIHSRLSGAFVAVFLGIGGNLYEPLGLVLGSLPASVDRAVLSALSLPANAFAGSFSTFDATHFASFPTDVPLYSVLVGSLHAHVMSQPYTLLVAAVLFAYYQTSAGDRGARVGRLAAVVPLAGVVAVTNVWSLPTALGLVALAVAFSPEHPAGLLPDGSSRLERVHGALRNEGGRYTIALGVAAVVGALGVLVVAPFVFGTDTTRPLAFLPERSDVSLYLLEYGAFLLAFALYLGPRLRRHTPTLAPVVVGAILVALAVALEFVALAFVAPVLLAAWWLLRRTRSVGYETVLVLAGAGLVLLVEVAYVNGGAAPGRYNTIYKIHSQVWLLWSVAAGTALASVVAAWLPTDSFTTPAVDRDAARAVVAVALVLATSVYGALALSAVATEDRSVVEGPTLDSTAFVGVLHPDHDAAIEWLDARAGQPHIVAAAPTERAMFGFRASPASSLTGLPTIAGWTHAADYHSEAAYNRRAADVRAIFEGDAATRAALLERYDVQYVYLGPYERERYDVRPFEREHGFRPVEFGSVTVYVVNQTALPDS; translated from the coding sequence GTGCAACTCCTCCCGGTCCTCCACTGGGGAGTGGGTCTCCTGGTCGTCGGACTGCTCGCCCTCCCGCTGACCGCCCGCCTCCTCGACCCGCTGGAGACCCGCGGCGCCGGGTTCTCCTTTGTCGTCGGCACCGCGGTCGTCACCCTGGTCGCGTTCTGGACGGGACAGGTCGCGTTCGGCCCCTCCGCCGCCGCGTTCGGAGTGGGCGCGCTTGCGGCGCTCTCGGCGCTTGCGGTGCGCACTGGCGTCTCCCCGCCTTGGCGGCGGTTCGCCGAGAGCGCGTTCGTCTTCGCCGCCGCGTTCGTTCTGGCGGTGGTCGTCTCCGTCGACAGCCCCGGCCTCGAGGTGTGGGCCGAGGGGTTCCTCAACTTCGGCACCGTGAAGTCGCTGTTCCGGGCGTCGGCGCTCCCGCCGGCCGACTTCTGGTTCGCGGGCGCGCCGATGCAGTACTACTTCGGCGGCCACCTCACCGCCGTCCTCTGGGCGTTCCTCACCGACACGCCCGCCCGGTACGTTCCGACTCTCGCCGTGCCGACGTTCTACGCGATGGTCGTCGCCGGCGGCTACGACCTCGGTCGCTCGCTCGGCGCCGCACGCGGGATACACTCCCGGCTCTCCGGCGCGTTCGTCGCCGTCTTCCTCGGCATTGGCGGGAACCTCTACGAACCGCTCGGACTCGTCCTCGGGTCGCTCCCGGCGAGCGTCGACCGGGCGGTCCTGAGCGCGCTGTCGCTGCCCGCGAACGCCTTCGCCGGGTCGTTCTCGACGTTCGACGCGACGCACTTCGCATCGTTCCCGACTGACGTCCCGCTGTACTCGGTGCTCGTCGGGAGCCTCCACGCGCACGTGATGAGCCAGCCGTACACGCTCCTGGTCGCCGCGGTGCTGTTCGCGTACTACCAGACGAGCGCCGGCGACCGCGGCGCGCGCGTCGGCCGACTCGCGGCCGTCGTCCCACTCGCGGGCGTCGTCGCGGTCACGAACGTCTGGAGTCTCCCCACCGCGCTCGGCCTTGTCGCGCTCGCGGTCGCGTTTTCGCCCGAGCACCCCGCGGGTCTGCTCCCCGACGGCAGCAGTCGACTCGAGCGGGTCCACGGCGCGCTCCGGAACGAGGGCGGACGCTACACAATCGCGCTCGGCGTCGCCGCGGTCGTCGGCGCGCTCGGCGTCCTCGTGGTCGCGCCGTTCGTCTTCGGGACCGACACCACGCGGCCGCTCGCCTTTCTCCCGGAGCGCAGCGACGTCTCGCTGTACCTCCTCGAGTACGGGGCGTTCCTGCTCGCATTCGCGCTCTACCTCGGCCCCCGCCTCCGCCGGCACACCCCCACCCTCGCGCCGGTGGTCGTCGGGGCCATCCTCGTCGCCCTCGCAGTCGCACTCGAGTTCGTCGCGCTCGCGTTCGTCGCGCCGGTCCTGCTGGCCGCGTGGTGGCTCCTCCGGCGGACCCGCTCGGTCGGCTACGAGACCGTGCTCGTGCTCGCGGGCGCCGGACTCGTGTTGCTCGTGGAAGTCGCGTACGTGAACGGCGGCGCCGCGCCCGGCCGGTACAACACGATATACAAGATCCACAGCCAGGTGTGGTTGCTGTGGTCGGTCGCCGCCGGGACGGCGCTCGCGTCCGTCGTCGCTGCGTGGCTTCCGACGGACTCGTTCACCACGCCCGCCGTCGACCGCGACGCGGCGCGGGCGGTTGTCGCGGTCGCGCTGGTGCTCGCGACGTCGGTCTACGGCGCGCTCGCGCTCTCTGCGGTGGCGACGGAGGACCGCTCCGTGGTCGAGGGGCCGACACTCGACTCGACGGCGTTCGTCGGCGTCCTCCACCCCGACCACGACGCCGCCATCGAGTGGCTCGACGCGCGCGCCGGCCAACCCCACATCGTCGCCGCCGCGCCGACCGAACGCGCGATGTTCGGATTCCGCGCGAGTCCGGCGTCCAGCCTCACGGGACTCCCCACAATCGCGGGGTGGACACACGCCGCCGACTACCACTCCGAGGCAGCCTACAATCGGCGGGCGGCCGACGTCCGCGCGATATTCGAGGGGGACGCCGCGACGCGGGCCGCCCTCCTCGAGCGCTACGACGTCCAGTACGTCTACCTCGGTCCGTACGAACGCGAGCGATACGACGTCCGGCCGTTCGAGCGCGAACACGGGTTCCGGCCCGTCGAGTTCGGCAGTGTGACCGTGTACGTCGTGAACCAGACGGCGCTTCCGGACTCGTAG
- a CDS encoding flippase activity-associated protein Agl23, with translation MTRLEHLRDRRVSAALVGLALLGLVSRLVQLGERVFYYDEAWFGYWVLRFMENGAWEYRPILHGPLFARVNSLVFPVLGANDATARLFVAVVGALLPLSAWLFREHLRDGEVVALGVALAFNPVLFYYSRFMRKDLPLAAFMLVTLGLLVRASDTRRPRYLYGAAVTLGIAFATKESVLLWLVTWAGASALVFDRYLLRARDQDGDAFEFLRGRADRAAAGVREWWPHAVLASAVFLAVVVYFYAPRAGPGQQIGLWRALGGEFGTLPAVVGEATLGSLQKAIDYWVSGSIQEHPYLPYFTDTAETVLAGALGVALLAVVGFLFDRYAGDAPRGLVAFNFYSGVAALVGYPLANNLPVPWSTVHAIVPLCIPAAVGAYAVYQWGRSRLPAREPALLRDRTPMHAVRATVAAGLLVFLVASAGATIAQTSYQQPHESPRGDPGNDVIYYAQAPGELRQVVNDIERATATGGDDVDVLYVGDRLAMNESRVDYPPGTGAWHARIPLPWYTEALGADVDSVPRVDGVGNETPPVVITQPALRDNVAERLGDAYTSKTYPLDDIGDRVVVVFTRTGD, from the coding sequence GTGACCCGTCTCGAACATCTCCGCGACCGGCGAGTGTCCGCCGCGCTCGTCGGCCTCGCCCTCCTCGGACTCGTCTCGCGGCTCGTCCAGCTCGGCGAGCGCGTCTTCTACTACGACGAAGCCTGGTTCGGCTACTGGGTGCTGCGGTTCATGGAGAACGGCGCCTGGGAGTACCGCCCCATCCTCCACGGCCCCCTCTTCGCTCGCGTGAACTCCCTTGTCTTCCCCGTGCTCGGCGCGAACGACGCCACCGCGCGCCTCTTCGTCGCGGTCGTCGGCGCGCTCCTCCCGCTCTCGGCGTGGCTGTTCCGGGAGCACCTCCGGGACGGCGAAGTCGTCGCGCTCGGCGTCGCGCTCGCGTTCAACCCCGTCCTCTTCTACTACTCGCGGTTCATGCGCAAGGACCTCCCGCTCGCCGCGTTCATGCTCGTCACGCTCGGCCTGCTCGTGCGCGCGTCCGACACGCGGCGCCCGCGCTACCTCTACGGTGCCGCGGTCACGCTCGGTATCGCGTTCGCCACGAAGGAGAGCGTCCTGCTCTGGCTGGTGACGTGGGCCGGCGCGAGCGCACTCGTTTTCGACCGCTACCTCCTCCGCGCCCGGGACCAGGATGGCGACGCCTTCGAGTTCCTCCGCGGCCGCGCCGACCGCGCCGCCGCCGGCGTCCGCGAGTGGTGGCCCCACGCCGTGCTCGCGAGCGCCGTCTTCCTCGCCGTCGTCGTCTACTTCTACGCGCCGCGTGCCGGTCCCGGCCAGCAGATCGGTCTGTGGCGAGCGCTCGGCGGCGAGTTCGGGACACTCCCCGCCGTCGTCGGGGAGGCGACGCTCGGCTCCCTCCAGAAGGCCATCGACTACTGGGTGTCCGGGAGCATCCAGGAACACCCCTACCTCCCGTACTTCACGGACACCGCCGAAACCGTCCTCGCGGGCGCGCTCGGCGTCGCGCTGCTCGCTGTCGTCGGCTTCCTCTTCGACCGCTACGCCGGCGACGCGCCGCGCGGCCTCGTGGCGTTCAACTTCTACAGCGGCGTCGCCGCGCTCGTCGGCTACCCGCTCGCGAACAACCTCCCCGTGCCGTGGTCGACGGTTCACGCCATCGTCCCGCTCTGTATCCCCGCGGCCGTCGGCGCGTACGCCGTCTACCAGTGGGGCCGCAGTCGACTCCCCGCCCGCGAACCCGCTCTCCTCCGGGACCGCACGCCGATGCACGCCGTACGAGCCACCGTCGCCGCTGGCCTGCTCGTCTTCCTCGTCGCCTCTGCGGGCGCGACCATCGCGCAGACGAGCTACCAGCAGCCCCACGAGAGCCCGCGGGGCGACCCCGGCAACGACGTCATCTACTACGCCCAGGCCCCCGGCGAACTCCGGCAGGTCGTGAACGACATCGAGCGCGCGACCGCGACCGGCGGCGACGACGTCGACGTGCTGTACGTCGGCGACCGCCTCGCGATGAACGAATCCCGGGTGGACTACCCGCCCGGGACGGGCGCGTGGCACGCTCGAATACCGCTTCCGTGGTACACCGAAGCTCTCGGCGCGGACGTCGACAGCGTCCCACGGGTCGACGGTGTCGGCAACGAGACGCCACCCGTCGTCATCACCCAACCGGCGCTCCGGGACAACGTCGCGGAGCGCCTCGGGGACGCCTACACCAGCAAAACCTACCCCCTCGACGACATCGGCGACCGCGTCGTCGTCGTGTTCACGCGAACCGGCGACTGA
- the dgoD gene encoding galactonate dehydratase — MQITDYELFEVPPRWLFLKLTTSDGTVGWGEPVVEGRAHTVRAAVEELLDNYLLGEDPTRIEDHWQAMYRGGFYRGGPVLMSAIAGVDQALWDVKGKQLDAPVHELLGGRARDRIRVYQWIGGDRPADVGKAAREKVDAGFTALKMNATSELRRIDTPAAVEDAVERVATVRDAVGNEVDIGVDFHGRVSKPMAKRLAAAFDPYDPFFLEEPVLPEHNDALPEIAAHTSAPIATGERMYSRWDFKEVLEQGSVDVIQPDLSHAGGITEVKKIASMAEAYDVALAPHCPLGPIALASCIQVDACTPNALIQEQSLDIHYNDTNDVLDYLVDDGVFEYRDGYVDIPTAPGLGIEIDEEYVRERAEQDVNWHNPVWRHDDGSVAEW; from the coding sequence ATGCAGATAACGGACTACGAACTCTTCGAGGTCCCTCCGCGCTGGCTGTTCCTGAAACTGACCACGAGTGACGGAACCGTCGGCTGGGGGGAGCCAGTCGTCGAGGGGCGCGCGCACACGGTCCGCGCGGCCGTCGAAGAACTGCTGGACAACTACCTGCTCGGGGAGGACCCGACGCGCATCGAGGACCACTGGCAGGCCATGTACCGCGGCGGGTTCTACCGCGGCGGCCCGGTGTTGATGTCGGCCATCGCGGGCGTCGACCAGGCGCTCTGGGACGTCAAAGGGAAGCAACTCGACGCGCCCGTCCACGAACTGCTCGGCGGCCGCGCCCGCGACCGCATCCGGGTCTACCAGTGGATCGGCGGTGACCGCCCCGCCGACGTCGGCAAGGCGGCCCGCGAGAAGGTCGACGCCGGCTTCACCGCGCTCAAGATGAACGCCACCTCCGAACTCCGTCGCATCGACACGCCCGCGGCGGTGGAGGACGCCGTCGAACGGGTCGCGACCGTCCGCGACGCCGTTGGCAACGAGGTGGACATCGGGGTGGACTTCCACGGCCGGGTCTCCAAACCGATGGCCAAGCGCCTCGCCGCGGCGTTCGATCCGTACGACCCCTTCTTCCTCGAGGAGCCGGTGCTCCCCGAGCACAACGACGCGCTCCCGGAGATCGCGGCCCACACCTCGGCGCCGATCGCGACCGGGGAGCGAATGTACTCGCGGTGGGACTTCAAGGAGGTGCTCGAGCAGGGGAGCGTGGACGTCATCCAACCTGACCTCTCGCACGCCGGCGGCATCACGGAGGTCAAGAAGATCGCGAGCATGGCCGAAGCCTACGACGTCGCGCTCGCCCCGCACTGCCCGCTCGGCCCCATCGCGCTGGCCTCCTGCATCCAGGTCGACGCCTGCACGCCGAACGCGCTCATCCAGGAGCAGAGCCTCGACATCCACTACAACGACACCAACGACGTGCTCGACTACCTCGTCGACGACGGCGTCTTCGAGTACCGCGACGGCTACGTGGACATCCCGACCGCGCCCGGCCTCGGCATCGAGATCGACGAGGAGTACGTGCGAGAGCGCGCGGAACAGGACGTGAACTGGCACAACCCGGTGTGGCGACACGACGACGGCAGCGTCGCCGAGTGGTGA
- a CDS encoding ribonuclease H-like domain-containing protein, with product MPSPATTRIAAVAPEFVERAPQPARADWLSYFDPDVVLLTGDSPATQAVRILRRETETETVCFHPSGTHRQGVEGAKTVDGVQFVFAPSTDALRAVAGKEGDELRSEQPTYVLSNLLDVDVDTTTLSTSLVGGDQYRDALAPERLDGEYVHVSTRLPKEYRREWNDLTVVGGGADAGTRGEPLVALDCRSDGELLTRTLTRDQLGLRALDGVGRTRAQRLRDAGFQRRDAVADAEQRHLRGIQGLGETTAERIQQSARALADGEVVRSSDEQLPNGDPVYVDIETDGLAPTITWLIGVLDGSAEDGTYISFVQRNPDEPGRALEDFLAWYAANASHRPVVAYNGWRFDFPVIHDHVIEYCPRYEDDWTSTYRFDPYQWAVTNGNAVLPGRTNKLGDVAEALGHEPAETGLTGAAVARAYQAWMADRSPETEPDWEQLVAYCEDDVRALATIHEALQESSRIVSTTEQSRDLEETTTQGSLSDW from the coding sequence ATGCCGTCGCCCGCTACCACTCGGATTGCCGCCGTGGCCCCGGAGTTCGTCGAGCGAGCGCCACAGCCAGCACGCGCGGACTGGCTCTCGTACTTCGACCCGGATGTCGTCCTGCTCACCGGCGACTCACCGGCCACACAGGCCGTCCGCATCCTGCGGCGTGAGACCGAGACGGAAACAGTCTGCTTCCATCCCAGTGGAACCCACCGACAAGGGGTTGAGGGGGCTAAGACGGTCGACGGCGTCCAGTTCGTGTTCGCACCGTCGACAGACGCCCTCCGGGCGGTTGCAGGCAAAGAAGGGGACGAACTCCGCAGTGAACAACCGACGTACGTGCTCAGCAATCTGCTCGACGTCGACGTGGACACGACGACGCTCTCGACGTCGCTCGTCGGCGGCGACCAGTACCGGGACGCGCTCGCGCCCGAGCGCCTCGACGGCGAGTACGTGCACGTCTCGACGCGCCTCCCGAAGGAGTACCGCCGCGAGTGGAACGACCTCACCGTCGTCGGTGGTGGCGCCGACGCCGGCACCAGGGGCGAGCCACTGGTGGCACTCGACTGCCGGAGCGACGGAGAACTGCTCACGCGAACGCTCACGCGAGACCAACTCGGTCTGCGTGCTCTCGATGGCGTCGGTCGGACTCGCGCACAGCGACTCCGGGACGCCGGGTTCCAGCGCAGGGACGCAGTTGCCGACGCCGAGCAGCGACACCTCAGGGGAATCCAGGGGCTGGGTGAGACGACGGCGGAACGAATCCAGCAGAGCGCGCGAGCGCTCGCCGACGGCGAGGTCGTTCGGAGCTCGGACGAGCAACTGCCGAACGGCGACCCCGTCTACGTCGACATCGAGACGGACGGCCTGGCCCCCACCATCACGTGGCTGATCGGCGTGCTCGACGGGTCGGCCGAGGACGGAACCTACATCTCGTTCGTCCAGCGGAACCCCGACGAACCCGGCCGCGCTCTCGAAGACTTCCTGGCCTGGTACGCGGCGAACGCGAGCCACCGCCCGGTCGTCGCCTACAACGGCTGGCGGTTCGACTTCCCGGTCATCCACGACCACGTCATCGAGTACTGCCCGCGGTACGAGGACGACTGGACGAGCACGTACCGCTTCGACCCCTACCAGTGGGCGGTCACGAACGGCAACGCCGTGCTCCCCGGTCGAACGAACAAGCTCGGGGACGTGGCCGAAGCCCTCGGCCACGAACCCGCGGAAACCGGGCTGACGGGAGCGGCAGTCGCGCGGGCCTACCAGGCGTGGATGGCCGACCGCTCTCCGGAGACCGAACCCGACTGGGAGCAACTCGTGGCTTACTGCGAGGACGACGTGCGAGCGCTCGCGACCATCCACGAGGCCCTCCAGGAGAGCAGCCGAATCGTCTCGACGACCGAGCAGTCCCGCGACCTCGAGGAGACGACCACGCAGGGCAGTCTCTCAGACTGGTAA